The Fibrobacter sp. genome segment GCTTTGTTGAATGCACGGGAAAGCATTTTTTTACCACTGAGAGTAAAGATGCTTACATTAAGTTCACTTGATGAATTTACATGTATAGAAAGAGTTTTTTGTGATGAATAGTAACGGATAACAGGATTGAGGTCTTTGGGGAGAGGTCCGGAAACAGATGTGCCCTGGTCAAGTGTAATTTTGTCAACATTGGGACCATCCTGGTCATTGCTAGTTGACAGCCTGACAGTGCTGGCCCCCTGCGGTAATTGAAGAGAAACTGTCTTTTGAACCCATGTTTCCCAGTTGGTTGTTGCCTCAAATTGCAACGACGCGATCTGTGATACGCCATTTACAGATATGGATAATGACCTAGATGAACCGGATCCGTTGGCGTAATTGATAATAACATTCCTTGTTCCTGCCGCATCTGTAAAAACCGGTATCTCCAGGAAAGCGCCTGCTGCCGCATTATAGTTCACATAAGCACTGCCTGTAAATCCGGCATTTTTGGTCTCAAGTATTGCTTCATTCAATATTCCATCTTCGGCCTGGTAGACAAATTTATCCAGAGGCAAAAAAGAAGCTGTAACAGAATTGTTTTTGTTAAGAGAAGAAATAACATAAGCGGCATCTGTACCTGTATAGTCCCCAGACCATCCGCTGAATTTCCATCCATTGTTGGGAATTGCGGTAAGAGTTACAAGGGTACCCTCAGGAAGAGAGCTTCCCTCTGGTGTTTGGGTTATGGTTCCGCCCGGTAATGCCTGACTGGTGATAGAGTAGTAAGTTCTTGTATCCTTAACAAAATAGGCTGTAACAATTTTAATTGAGGTCATTTTGACAGTTGCGGGGTTGGTGTTTCCGGAAAGATCGCCGCCCCAGTGATCAAAAAGCCAGCCCTGAGCAGGAGTTGCGGTAACGGTCACACTCTGATCCTTCTCGTAGCTTCCGCTCGATGGTGTGACAGTGCCCTGTCCCTCAGCGACAGAAGCAGTAAAGCTGTACTTGACAGTTGAACCGGACAGGTAAAGATTGAGAGTCGCCAGAGGATCCTAGTTGTCAACTACAGGAGGATTCGCGTAGGTCGTTTTCAGGACATTCGAGATGGTGTAATTGGCAGCTTCCGCATCTGTAAGCTGTCTTGCCCATTTGACTCTTCCCGATGTATTCGCGCCGGCACCAGTGTTTTTGTATTCAGAATACCTGGCTGTGGATTCATTCTCTGTCTTTCCCCAGTTATTCCATCCTGCGGCCTTGATACAGGAGGTCATCGAACAGTTAAGAAACGCTACAGCGGCGTAAGGTCTCCAGGGTCTTCCAAGAGTGGTTGATACCCCGGATGCTCCGCTTATGTTGCAGTACCGGAATACATAACCGTAGGTTATGTGCTGCTCTGTGGATGCTGCCGTGATAGCTGTTCCGCCGTAGGAATAAATTTCACAACTGTCAAACCATGTCGTCGATGGGCCGAACATGAAATCGGTTGTTCCTTCGATATAGCATTTTCTCACAAACTGACGTGAGTTGCCGGCATACCAGGTGTCCTGTCGTCCCAGAAACCTGCAGTTGTAAAATACCGCCTTGTCTCCTCCTATATAGATTGCCAACGCCTGACCCACAGGTCCGGAGGAGTTTTCAAAAGTAATGTTAAGTGCACAGAATCCTTCTGCTTTTATATAGGTACTCCGGGATGTGCTTGTCCCAAGGGTTTCTCCATTTACGACTTTCCCTGAATAATCATCATACGTTAATTTCACATTGTCCCGGCTCTGGCCGATAATGGTTACATTTTTACGGTCTGATTCAAGCACGAGTTTTTCCTTATAAGTGCCGTTTTTTATGTAGATGACAGTCCTTTGGGAACTGTTCTTTGGCACTGCGTTGAAAGCTGCCTGGACAGTTGTGTAATCTCCTGACCCGTCTTTGGCCACGGTCATATCATAGGTGATCTGGGAATACAGTTTAACCGTGAGACTAATGAGGAGCAAACCTGACAGAAGACTGAGTGTAATTCTGTTCATATCCCTCTCCAATAAGTTTACTGCCGTTCAGGGAGCAAAAACCATCTTGCAGTGACTGTGTTTTTCCCCCTGAAACGATATCAGATACATGCCTCCGGAAGGAACTCTGCAGGTGTAAACTGACGGATTTGTTCCTTCAAAGGCTTTTAAAATTTTACCATTTGGGGAATAAATATTAAACCTGTGCCTGCCT includes the following:
- a CDS encoding carbohydrate-binding protein, which gives rise to MTVTATPAQGWLFDHWGGDLSGNTNPATVKMTSIKIVTAYFVKDTRTYYSITSQALPGGTITQTPEGSSLPEGTLVTLTAIPNNGWKFSGWSGDYTGTDAAYVISSLNKNNSVTASFLPLDKFVYQAEDGILNEAILETKNAGFTGSAYVNYNAAAGAFLEIPVFTDAAGTRNVIINYANGSGSSRSLSISVNGVSQIASLQFEATTNWETWVQKTVSLQLPQGASTVRLSTSNDQDGPNVDKITLDQGTSVSGPLPKDLNPVIRYYSSQKTLSIHVNSSSELNVSIFTLSGKKMLSRAFNKASGSQNIKLPLSGLRNGMYLIRLEYSGRMETGVVSFM
- a CDS encoding pectin esterase — translated: MSGLLLISLTVKLYSQITYDMTVAKDGSGDYTTVQAAFNAVPKNSSQRTVIYIKNGTYKEKLVLESDRKNVTIIGQSRDNVKLTYDDYSGKVVNGETLGTSTSRSTYIKAEGFCALNITFENSSGPVGQALAIYIGGDKAVFYNCRFLGRQDTWYAGNSRQFVRKCYIEGTTDFMFGPSTTWFDSCEIYSYGGTAITAASTEQHITYGYVFRYCNISGASGVSTTLGRPWRPYAAVAFLNCSMTSCIKAAGWNNWGKTENESTARYSEYKNTGAGANTSGRVKWARQLTDAEAANYTISNVLKTTYANPPVVDN